GAacgatatatttttgatgagattctAATAATACTAATTGAATCATGTATTGAGTGAGGATGATTAGAATAGGAAACATCAAGTTTATGACTAAGAAGTAAGCTCGACAAAATGTAAGTAGGTCGTGTGTGTTAGATATATTAATAGGTAGatgtattaatttaataaaatgagtCGTTAAATATTAGTATGCTTAGGTGGTAGTCGAGTTGTTAATATATAGGTGGGTGTGTGTTAACTagagtagaacctctataataATGTtagaattttgaaattttattaatttatagagatagtaattacaaaaattttcttatttacatttcttattttaagataagaaatatatatgattttaatgtatagatattaattattatttttgaaatttgaaagttatattaattttattatattatttggtgtatatattatatattgcatagagcttaaatgtggttttagatataatattactaaattttatcaaaaatatatgaagtgttaagagaatataaagatacttacattgtgaatataaaacaaataatataataataggttattaattatataaaatatgtatacatataaattattaatttataattttcatgtgaccatatatttacatataattttctaaaaaaaattatcatcttattattttattgatttgtgtcaaattttgaatcaGTCCAAGTTGGAACcgacgaaatttattaatttatagggattattaatttatcgaggttctactgtataaggctgaagtattaaaaattgttaaaggTAAAAAAATTTCTGAAAATATGATGGCACAAAAATAATAtgtcattaaattttttttgattaacataatatatttctgAAAATATGATGGCACAAAAACGCGGTGCAACAAATTTTGCAAGTAGATTTTTGAGATGAtttccttttaatagtatagaaagATATAACTTGTGATGTATGTCACAACTTttgtaatttaataaattcattGTTATCAACTTATTACAGAATTTAAACAtgtaacaatattttatatactttgttttatttttgtgtattttgatagttaatatacatataaataaatgtgaccagaattttttatatatatatttaccccactttataatttttatactactaaatatacaaatttaattttaaaatttgaacacATTCTTCGAATCCATATAAATCAATAGTGTTTATTTAaaccaaatatataatatatatatatatataataattttatgtcTGTTGAATCAAACAATAAACTGCGTTTTGAAAACGTCTGGTCCGAATCGCAGTTCTATTTCAATGTTTATGTGAATCCACATTATcttataaaaattcatttaaaataataataatttaatttcaaatttaagtTAGCGCTTtttaagcgcggatcaaaatctaattaTGAAAGTTAAATCAGTACCATAGATAATcgtgaatatttattttttggtattaAACAATGTATCATGTAGCAAATAACATATCAGCTACCAAATTATAATTATGTATCGCTTAACAAATTATGTATCAAACAATTTATCAACTAACAAATAACGTATCagctaataaataatttatcaaaCAACACAgctaaaaaattatgaatcaaACAATGTTtcaatcacaattttttttttcacatttcGTTTATCACTAACCGAACGAGGATATCAACCTAATTATACCTTCTCTCTTGTATATATAATCAATTCTCTCAAGAAAAAAACTACGACACTCAAATCTCCTAGAGACATAAATGTACAGTTTTCTGAAAACATAGACTTCTAACACGTGGCTAGTCTGGACCCACTTCTGTGGGAGCCCGAATACCCAtgcataattaaaaaaaagtgtaCATTTTTCTCAACAGCCCTAGTgcaatataatatatgtttgaatatacatatacatacacCTAACCTTCTCTAGTAATTCCAAATTCAccggttcggtttggattttcTATGTTAGTgattactaaatttttttttcatcggcaatttattataatcacattaccaaaaaaaaaacattacaaacCTGGAACCCGAACAAGAGAGGTTATAGAGGTTTAGCCCAACACAGAGCACCGTCGACCGGAGAAGGTGTAGAGATGATGACCTTTTTCGTTCTCTCtcgatttattttgttatttttttcttgtgcttTAACTAGGTTAAGGTTTATTGATTAGTCTAACTACTtgaaatatatagattttgaaaCTTTATTCGCGCCACACTTGTAAGAGAGATAATGAATCATCTTGTAATATGTCATACACTTTACGGTAATTTCGTACCAATAtattcaaatgaaaataaactgAAACTTATTCGTTTACAGAAAGTACAAAGAAATACATACATCGAAAGACATACCCCACGATGTGAAAACATTACATGGTTAATGGTTTACTATTGTACACCATTGATTTATTCTGTCACAAACTCGAAAGGTGTTCTCAATTTattcataaaatcaaaacacCCCCATTTATTTATTACTATAGCATATAAAAAGACATAGGCTTACATAAGCACCCTTTAGTTGACACCATTGACAGCTTTGCGTGGAGTTTCACCTGAAATGGAGTGGCGATCACAAAAGCTCTTCAATCTATCAAATGCATCCTCCAAAGTTGGAGTATCCATGTCAATAGAATGCCTCACCCAGTTCTTCAAAGTAAAAGCAATCCCTAAACCAAACCAGCacacaatatataagttgttttgttaaaattatcaaacagaaaaaatgattgTCTCCCTTGGTAGACCGCTAAACGTTGGACATAGATAATGAATACCTGGTAAAAGGACGAGGTTTTCCTCAGTAGCTAATTTTTCACAGAagtcttcatcatcttcaatgTCCACAAAGGATGATAAGTTCAGCTCGGTCTGCGAgtagaaaagaaaacataatttaaagaACACAATTATACAGAGAAGGTTAGAATAAGTTCTAAAGATGCATAGTAATGATAGAATACCCAAAAGAAGGTGCACGCTTCAGGTTTCATGTAGCAGGTGAGGGAAGGTATGCTCTTGAGCTTATAATATGCAAACTCGGTTGCAACTTTCAGAAAGCTCTGCCTCCTTTGGAAGAAATCTTTACCAGTTTTCTCCAAGATGGTGGGAATGGCCGCCTACATAATAAAAACCTGACACATTAGCTATATAATTGATAATAACTGGAATAGTccgtaacattttattttatattgttacaGAAAGTGTCCGAATCAGAAAGTCTCGTACCTGGATAACGGTTGGTGGTTTAGAATTTAGATCAAGGAACTGTTTTATAGCAGCTAAAACCTGTCCATATAAAACAAGATTAGGAAAAAAGTTCATAAGAATGAACGTTGATAACTCTTAATATCAAACATAGTACGTGCATACTGAATATTAATGATACATTTCATTCATATATTTGCTTAAAGAGTGATGGAGAAAAATAGACCGGACATTTTTGGATTTAAAGACACCATCTAGGTCGTGAAGCGCGATCCAGCCAGTTCGCCATCCAGGGACAGACCATCCCTTCGATATGGACCCGAGTGTAACCACCGGTACAATGGACGAGAATTTTCCCATGGGAACGAAGGGATTACTCCCAAACACCGACCAACGAAAAACTTCGTCAGAAACAACCGTTATTCCAAGCTCTCGAGCCAACACAGCGAGCTAAGATTCATTAATATACAAACAGTCAAAGGATTATAACATAAGGCCATGTGAATACTTGGATAACTAATTAGAGTATAGGTGAAAATACCTGCTTGAGATGTATAAGAGAATATACGAAGATAATCTCATTGATATCGAATACTCTGTTTTAGGAACATTCTGTTTATACTTGACTTAGTCTACAAGTCTTGTCTCTGTATATAAACTGACGTCTATTGTCACTGTAATAATAAGATCAATACATTCCTTACATGGTATCAAGAGCCATCCGATAaccctaattatttttttctgttctCCAGCCGCCTACGGcttcattctcttcttcttcttcctttctctCGATCTGTTCTTTCTCTCTCAACCATGGCCACCAACGCAGAAATAATTGATGAGACACAACCACTGCTCAACCTCAACATGGTCAACatcacaaaactaacctccacAAACTACATGACGTGGAGCATGCAAATCCATGCCCTGCTTGAAGGCTACGACCTCGCTGGACACATCGACGACACGACTCCCGCACCAGACGAAACAATCACCACTCATGGAGAAACGACAGTCAACCCTGACTTTACCAAATGGCGTCGCCAAGATCGTCTAATCTACAGCGGTCTCGTCGGTACTCTCTCTCCACCCATCCAAGCGTTGATCACAAACACCAAATCCGCTCGTGATGTTTGGAAATCACTCAGCGCCACTTACGCAACCCCAAGCCGTGGTCACATTCAACAACTCCGTCTCCAATTGAAGCACTTCACAAAAGGAGACAAAAGCATCGACGAGTACATGAGAGGCCTCACAACTCGATTCGATCAGCTTGGACTACTAGGAAAGCCGCTGGAGCACGAAGACAAGATTGAGTACATAATCGATGGACTTCCTGAGGAGTACAAGTCGGTTACAGATCAAATCGAGGGACGAGACACAACTCCGTCAATTGTCGAGATACATGAGAAGCTGATCAACAAAGAAGCCAAACTCCTTGCCGTCGCTACTCCACCGTCGAACTCTATTCCGATGACTGCGAATATTGCCTCTGCTCGTCCCAAGCAACACCAGTCGCAGAACTACAGAGGAAACAACCCCAACTGGAACGTAAACTCCAAGCCCAACACTTACCCCTCGCAGAAACAAGACGCTCGCCCTACCAAAGGCTATCAAGGCAAATGTCAGCTCTGCGGAGTGTTTGGTCACAGCGCCAGACGCTGCACTCAGATGTCTCAGCACTATACAAACGTTGGAACCTCTCCTTTTCGCCCCTGGCAACCACGAGCTAACATGGCGGTTGCAGCTCAACATCCTACCAATGCCTGGCTCATGGACTCAGGCGCCACTCACCACCTCACCAGCGACCTCCAGAACTTGGCTCTACACCAACCCTATCTCGGTGATGATTCAGTTCTTATAGGCGACGGGTCCGGTCTGTCTATCACTCATACCGGTTCCATTTCTCTGCCTTCTTCTACACGCAACTTGCGTTTAAATGATGTTCTTTGTGTTCCAAACATTAAAAAGAATCTCATATCTGTTTATCGTCTATGTAATGCTAACAAGGTTTCGGTTGAATTTTTCTCTGCTTcttttcaggtgaaggatctcagcTCGGGAATCCCGTTAATCCAAGGCAAGACCAAGGATGAGCTGTACGAGTGGCCAGCCAAACCTTCTACCCTTCACTCCTTTTTCGTCTCTTCCAAACCACAAATAACGCCTTCGGATTGGCACTTTCGTCTTGGCCATCCCTCGGCATCTATACTTAAGTCTATTATTTCCAAATTTTCTTTACCCTGTTCGCAGTCTGTAACCCAAAACTCTTTATGTTCAGATTGTGCTATCAATAAAACTCACAAATTGCCTTTTCACCAAACAACCATCTCTTCTTCCCGACCACTCCAATATATATTCACTGATCTATGGAGCTCCCCTGTTGTCTCCATTGATAATTACAAGTATTATCTTGTACTTGTAGACCACTACAGCCGCTATACTTGGATGTATCCTCTGAAACTCAAGTCTCAAGTCAAAGAAGTATTCAAGATCTTCAAAGCTCTGGTCGAAAACCACTTCTCTCTCAAGATTGGAACCTTATTTTCTGATAACGGTGGCGAGTTTCTGGCGCTTCGTCAACTACTTGCAGACGCTGGTATCTCTCACCTAACCTCCCCACCACATACACCGGAGCATAACGGCATATCTGAGAGAAAACATCGACATGTGGTTGAGACAGGCCTCACCCTACTCACTCATGCTTCAATGCCGAAGTCTTACTGGACTTACGCATTTGCTGTCGCAACCTACCTGATCAATCGC
The nucleotide sequence above comes from Brassica napus cultivar Da-Ae chromosome A9, Da-Ae, whole genome shotgun sequence. Encoded proteins:
- the LOC125578341 gene encoding cystine lyase CORI3-like — its product is MANNESVDWQFSGSDEGKAASEASLSTYTSKLFALCDPQGKAILPPRGETAETSHTAERAVVKAVLFGTGNAYAPSIGLPAAKRAVADYLNRDLPKQLSPDDVFMTVGCKQAIELAVDTLAKPNANILLPKPGYPSNLIRSIFKHLEVRNYEFLREKNYEIDLDSVRAAADENTFAIFIINPHNPNGNTYSEAHLKQLAVLARELGITVVSDEVFRWSVFGSNPFVPMGKFSSIVPVVTLGSISKGWSVPGWRTGWIALHDLDGVFKSKNVLAAIKQFLDLNSKPPTVIQAAIPTILEKTGKDFFQRRQSFLKVATEFAYYKLKSIPSLTCYMKPEACTFFWTELNLSSFVDIEDDEDFCEKLATEENLVLLPGIAFTLKNWVRHSIDMDTPTLEDAFDRLKSFCDRHSISGETPRKAVNGVN